In a genomic window of Mastacembelus armatus chromosome 3, fMasArm1.2, whole genome shotgun sequence:
- the cgnl1 gene encoding cingulin-like protein 1 isoform X2: MESYRVTSIPNSGPQRGYTQPSRPFRPQSNGAGTYGLSIRVQGIDGHPYVVLNNQDRSPQSFIDPNSNGYIDTDGSFIENYQEYDFGGGKEAGSNSPFMEYRSQNMMHYTGSENGVADSQGKKPSTLLNFQKHPEILQPYDPEKNSLNLEGFHSLPSRRLPVTETGTQHQSSSSQSPVPTTPHTRSSSLDQSKAPGQQEKRQLPSQSETTLPKPKSQPQSAPPAKLTQLQTRPQSQMAQLQSRPTALNPPESKPAFKTQHQQTPPSQAQSSTLSSPMSEQNKTSCQSPSTLSSGSSSLERAHREPDVLPLRRTDSSGPVLQSSSRSRHSSSSSTTKVVYDEQVEALYADTINRHENRRYIPFLPGSGRDIDTGSIPGVDELIEKFDGKDGSHQRRGRAGRRNRINPEDRKRSRSVDSAFGLRDGSSNRGEFSSQRGTSMEHVLRPSQLRLQKSAGAQDSWSMVVDGKVDSRASSHTTSAPASPQSTIPKGVGSLQGYKKTQSTSLSLKSKESEDGASPTVKISTTSLSTTLSKPASTADKKDSAEADVQVTPDLLKGQQELSQQTHEETAKQILFNYLKDGSNDNDETTKRKVNLVFEKIQTLKSRATASAQADNKSLDVVAQTKALQEQNAELEKEMVELKRQLAEQTSKNQGDKRTTASLKELQQELERCAEEINNLKEKLAKTEAELQAAVEELFQVKMEREQSQTEIRDLQDQLSEMHDELDSAKKSAADEEKDMIMTDMMQLKVEMQEVLLAKEEQEEVLRRRERELTALKGALKEEVAAHDQEVDKMREQYEKEISKLQMSLEEAKKSSAAVVREKTELEAAKGAVEGQAGRLTQEADRLRRRAQELENEVAKLNRIIDEAKLQESRLGDRVGRLEREKKQLEESLAEIKEQEEEMSRANRALTIRLEDVQRNLTKLSSEHKELEERLQEERAQKEQFKNMKNDIEDERRLLDRTVEKLQREMNDIVQASQSSTQELQEQIDIYKEKNRRELAELQRLLKERGQEVDKYLLTTKTLQEELSRREEDLRQCQREQDEAVLKEKKLEKEVQDLKTEAETNANTKEDKSRQMKLMQDRIAQLELDLEEERQNGEQLMDRIDRGREQNKDLKSRVSHLEGSQKSNKEGMVAQLEERIQELEERLEGEERERANLQLVNRRLERKVKEMMMQVEEEHHSMQDQKDQLNLRLKALKRQMDEAEEEIDRLEHCKKKLQRDLDEQQEANEQLQSQLKALRSEIRRKSTSAPLLNNLDDDDDDISTDGETYFSSSSGYKRSSSQDNILSTFTL; encoded by the exons atGGAGTCCTACAGAGTAACTAGCATTCCTAACAGTGGACCACAGCGGGGCTACACTCAGCCTTCCCGCCCCTTCAGGCCCCAGAGTAATGGAGCTGGCACATACGGTCTCAGCATCCGCGTCCAGGGTATagatggacacccttatgtaGTTCTCAACAACCAGGACAGGAGTCCCCAGTCCTTTATTGACCCTAACAGTAATGGGTACATTGACACAGACGGATCTTTTATTGAGAACTACCAGGAGTATGATTTTGGAGGAGGTAAAGAGGCTGGATCCAACAGCCCCTTCATGGAGTACAGGTCTCAGAATATGATGCACTACACTGGCTCTGAAAATGGTGTTGCAGATTCACAAGGAAAGAAACCGTCCACCCTTCTTAACTTTCAGAAGCACCCTGAGATACTGCAGCCATATGATCCAGAGAAAAACTCCCTCAACCTTGAAGGTTTCCACAGCCTGCCTTCAAGGCGTCTGCCTGTGACTGAGACTGGGACCCAACACCAGAGTTCCTCCTCCCAGTCTCCTGTGCCTACTACACCCCACACCAGGTCATCAAGCCTGGACCAGAGTAAAGCTCCTGGACAGCAGGAGAAAAGGCAGCTTCCATCCCAGAGTGAGACAACCCTTCCAAAGCCAAAGTCACAGCCTCAGTCTGCACCTCCAGCCAAGCTCACTCAACTTCAGACCAGGCCGCAATCACAAATGGCTCAGCTGCAGTCTAGACCCACCGCCCTGAATCCACCTGAGTCTAAGCCAGCCTTTAAAACTCAGCACCAACAAACGCCTCCGTCCCAGGCTCAGTCCTCCACCTTGTCAAGTCCCATGAGTGAGCAGAACAAGACATCGTGCCAATCCCCCAGTACTTTGAGCAGTGGCAGCTCCAGCCTTGAGCGCGCCCACCGTGAGCCTGACGTCCTTCCTCTGCGTAGGACTGACTCCAGTGGGCCGGTTCTTCAGTCCTCTTCCCGCTCCCGccattcttcatcctcttccacCACTAAGGTTGTATACGATGAACAGGTCGAGGCCCTGTACGCAGACACCATCAACCGCCATGAGAACCGCCGCTACATCCCTTTTCTACCGGGTTCAGGCAGAGACATTGACACAGGCTCCATTCCTGGTGTTGATGAGCTCATTGAGAAGTTTGATGGCAAAGATGGCAGCCACCAGCGCAGGGGCAGGGCAGGGCGCAGGAACAGGATTAATCCAGAGGATAGGAAACGCTCACGCAGTGTGGACAGTGCCTTTGGTTTGCGAGATGGCTCTAGCAACAGGGGTGAGTTTAGCAGCCAACGTGGGACGTCAATGGAGCATGTCCTGCGGCCCtcacagctcaggctgcagaaatCAGCTGGTGCTCAGGACTCTTGGTCCATGGTTGTAGACGGTAAGGTCGACTCCAGGGCTTCATCTCATACCACCAGCGCACCCGCCTCCCCCCAGAGCACCATCCCGAAAGGTGTCGGCTCCCTCCAGGGTTACAAGAAGACTCAGTCCACTTCATTGTCATTGAAGAGCAAAGAGAGTGAGGACGGTGCCTCTCCTACTGTAAAGATTTCAACGACCTCACTGTCAACAACACTGTCAAAGCCTGCTTCCACCGCTGACAAAAAAGACAGCGCAGAGGCAGATGTTCAG GTGACACCCGATCTCCTGAAAGGTCAGCAAGAGCTTTCACAACAAACACACGAAGAGACGGCCAAACAAATTCTGTTCAATTACCTTAAGGATGG AAGCAATGATAATGATGAAACGACAAAGAGAAAGGTCAACCTCGTCTTTGAGAAGATACAGACGTTGAAGTCTCGAGCCACAGCGAGCGCACAGGCTGACAACAAA TCCCTAGACGTTGTTGCACAGACCAAAGCCCTGCAGGAGCAAAACGCTGAACTGGAGAAAGAAATGGTCGAACTGAAGAGACAACTTGCTGAACAAACCTCG AAGAATCAGGGTGACAAGAGGACAACAGCAAGTttgaaggagctgcagcaggagctggagCGATGTGCAGAGGAGATCAACAATCTGAAGGAAAAACTGGCCAAAACGGAGGCTGAGCTTCAGGCCGCAGTAGAAGA GTTGTTTCAGGTGAAGATGGAGAGGGAACAGTCTCAGACGGAGATCAGAGACCTGCAGGACCAGCTGTCAGAGATGCATGATGAGCTTGACTCAGCCAAGAAGTCAGCTGCTGATGAAGAGAAAGACATGATTATGACG GACATGATGCAGCTGAAGGTGGAGATGCAGGAAGTTCTCCTGGccaaagaggagcaggaggaagtgCTGAGGAGGCGAGAGAGGGAGCTGACAGCTCTTAAAGGAGCTCTGAAGGAGGAAGTGGCCGCTCATGATCAGGAGGTGGACAAGATGAGGGAGCAGTATGAGAAGGAAATAAGCAAGCTGCAGATGTCTTTggaggaggccaagaag AGCAGCGCAGCGGTGGTCCGTGAGAAGACAGAATTGGAGGCAGCCAAGGGTGCAGTGGAAGGCCAAGCAGGACGGCTCACCCAAGAGGCCGATCGGTTGCGCAGGCGGGCACAGGAACTGGAAAATGAGGTGGCCAAGCTCAACCGCATCATCGATGAGGCCAAGCTACAGGAGAGCAGGCTGGGGGACAGAGTTGGCAGACTGGAG agagaaaaaaagcaacTGGAAGAGTCTTTGGCAGAAATTAAGGAGCAAGAAGAGGAGATGTCACGTGCCAACCGTGCGTTAACCATCCGGCTCGAGGATGTGCAG AGAAACTTGACCAAACTGAGCAGTGAACATAAGGAATTGGAAGAGAGGTTACAAGAAGAGAGGGCTCAGAAAGAGCAGTTCAAAAACATGAAGAATGACATAGAGGATGAGAGGAGGCTGCTGGACCGTACAGTGGAGAAGCTTCAGAGGGAG ATGAATGATATTGTGCAGGCCTCCCAGTCGTCCACCCAGGAGCTACAGGAGCAGATTGATATTTATAAGGAAAAGAACCGCCGGGAGCTGGCGGAGCTGCAGAGGCTTCTGAAGGAGCGAGGACAAGAGGTGGACAAATACCTGCTGACTACCAAAACCCTGCAGGAAGAG CTGTCGCGCCGGGAGGAGGACCTGCGGCAGTGTCAGAGGGAACAAGACGAAGCTGTGCTCAAGGAGAAGAAGCTAGAGAAGGAGGTTCAGGATCTGAAGACAGAGGCTGAGACAAACGCCAACACTAAAGAAGACAAATCCCGACAAATGAAACTCATGCAG GACAGGATTGCTCAACTGGAGCTGGACCTGGAAGAGGAGCGTCAGAATGGAGAGCAGTTGATGGACAGGATAGACCGAGGACGAGAGCAG AATAAAGACCTGAAAAGCAGAGTGTCTCATCTAGAGGGCTCCCAGAAGTCCAACAAAGAGGGTATGGTAGCCCAGCTGGAGGAGCGCATacaggagctggaggagaggcTGGAGGGGGAGGAAAG gGAGCGTGCCAACCTGCAGCTGGTGAACCGCCGCCTAGAAAGAAAGGTAAAAGAGATGATGATGCAAGTTGAAGAAGAACACCACTCAATGCAAGATCAAAAGGACCAA CTGAATCTGCGTCTAAAGGCCCTGAAGAGGCAGATGGATGAGGCTGAGGAGGAGATCGACCGGCTGGAACACTgcaagaagaagctgcagagagACCTGGATGAGCAACAGGAGGCCAACGAGCAGCTCCAGAGCCAGCTCAAAGCTCTGCGAAGTGAGATCAG ACGTAAGAGCACCTCTGCTCCGCTGCTCAACAACCtggatgacgatgatgatgacatCAGCACAGATGGGGAGACATACTTTAGCTCATCATCGGGGTACAAGCGCTCCTCAAGTCAGGACAACATCTTATCCACCTTCACTTTGTAA
- the cgnl1 gene encoding cingulin-like protein 1 isoform X1, with translation MESYRVTSIPNSGPQRGYTQPSRPFRPQSNGAGTYGLSIRVQGIDGHPYVVLNNQDRSPQSFIDPNSNGYIDTDGSFIENYQEYDFGGGKEAGSNSPFMEYRSQNMMHYTGSENGVADSQGKKPSTLLNFQKHPEILQPYDPEKNSLNLEGFHSLPSRRLPVTETGTQHQSSSSQSPVPTTPHTRSSSLDQSKAPGQQEKRQLPSQSETTLPKPKSQPQSAPPAKLTQLQTRPQSQMAQLQSRPTALNPPESKPAFKTQHQQTPPSQAQSSTLSSPMSEQNKTSCQSPSTLSSGSSSLERAHREPDVLPLRRTDSSGPVLQSSSRSRHSSSSSTTKVVYDEQVEALYADTINRHENRRYIPFLPGSGRDIDTGSIPGVDELIEKFDGKDGSHQRRGRAGRRNRINPEDRKRSRSVDSAFGLRDGSSNRGEFSSQRGTSMEHVLRPSQLRLQKSAGAQDSWSMVVDGKVDSRASSHTTSAPASPQSTIPKGVGSLQGYKKTQSTSLSLKSKESEDGASPTVKISTTSLSTTLSKPASTADKKDSAEADVQVTPDLLKGQQELSQQTHEETAKQILFNYLKDGSNDNDETTKRKVNLVFEKIQTLKSRATASAQADNKSLDVVAQTKALQEQNAELEKEMVELKRQLAEQTSKNQGDKRTTASLKELQQELERCAEEINNLKEKLAKTEAELQAAVEELFQVKMEREQSQTEIRDLQDQLSEMHDELDSAKKSAADEEKDMIMTDMMQLKVEMQEVLLAKEEQEEVLRRRERELTALKGALKEEVAAHDQEVDKMREQYEKEISKLQMSLEEAKKSSAAVVREKTELEAAKGAVEGQAGRLTQEADRLRRRAQELENEVAKLNRIIDEAKLQESRLGDRVGRLEREKKQLEESLAEIKEQEEEMSRANRALTIRLEDVQRNLTKLSSEHKELEERLQEERAQKEQFKNMKNDIEDERRLLDRTVEKLQREMNDIVQASQSSTQELQEQIDIYKEKNRRELAELQRLLKERGQEVDKYLLTTKTLQEELSRREEDLRQCQREQDEAVLKEKKLEKEVQDLKTEAETNANTKEDKSRQMKLMQDRIAQLELDLEEERQNGEQLMDRIDRGREQVEQMRNELLQERASRQDLECDKMALERQNKDLKSRVSHLEGSQKSNKEGMVAQLEERIQELEERLEGEERERANLQLVNRRLERKVKEMMMQVEEEHHSMQDQKDQLNLRLKALKRQMDEAEEEIDRLEHCKKKLQRDLDEQQEANEQLQSQLKALRSEIRRKSTSAPLLNNLDDDDDDISTDGETYFSSSSGYKRSSSQDNILSTFTL, from the exons atGGAGTCCTACAGAGTAACTAGCATTCCTAACAGTGGACCACAGCGGGGCTACACTCAGCCTTCCCGCCCCTTCAGGCCCCAGAGTAATGGAGCTGGCACATACGGTCTCAGCATCCGCGTCCAGGGTATagatggacacccttatgtaGTTCTCAACAACCAGGACAGGAGTCCCCAGTCCTTTATTGACCCTAACAGTAATGGGTACATTGACACAGACGGATCTTTTATTGAGAACTACCAGGAGTATGATTTTGGAGGAGGTAAAGAGGCTGGATCCAACAGCCCCTTCATGGAGTACAGGTCTCAGAATATGATGCACTACACTGGCTCTGAAAATGGTGTTGCAGATTCACAAGGAAAGAAACCGTCCACCCTTCTTAACTTTCAGAAGCACCCTGAGATACTGCAGCCATATGATCCAGAGAAAAACTCCCTCAACCTTGAAGGTTTCCACAGCCTGCCTTCAAGGCGTCTGCCTGTGACTGAGACTGGGACCCAACACCAGAGTTCCTCCTCCCAGTCTCCTGTGCCTACTACACCCCACACCAGGTCATCAAGCCTGGACCAGAGTAAAGCTCCTGGACAGCAGGAGAAAAGGCAGCTTCCATCCCAGAGTGAGACAACCCTTCCAAAGCCAAAGTCACAGCCTCAGTCTGCACCTCCAGCCAAGCTCACTCAACTTCAGACCAGGCCGCAATCACAAATGGCTCAGCTGCAGTCTAGACCCACCGCCCTGAATCCACCTGAGTCTAAGCCAGCCTTTAAAACTCAGCACCAACAAACGCCTCCGTCCCAGGCTCAGTCCTCCACCTTGTCAAGTCCCATGAGTGAGCAGAACAAGACATCGTGCCAATCCCCCAGTACTTTGAGCAGTGGCAGCTCCAGCCTTGAGCGCGCCCACCGTGAGCCTGACGTCCTTCCTCTGCGTAGGACTGACTCCAGTGGGCCGGTTCTTCAGTCCTCTTCCCGCTCCCGccattcttcatcctcttccacCACTAAGGTTGTATACGATGAACAGGTCGAGGCCCTGTACGCAGACACCATCAACCGCCATGAGAACCGCCGCTACATCCCTTTTCTACCGGGTTCAGGCAGAGACATTGACACAGGCTCCATTCCTGGTGTTGATGAGCTCATTGAGAAGTTTGATGGCAAAGATGGCAGCCACCAGCGCAGGGGCAGGGCAGGGCGCAGGAACAGGATTAATCCAGAGGATAGGAAACGCTCACGCAGTGTGGACAGTGCCTTTGGTTTGCGAGATGGCTCTAGCAACAGGGGTGAGTTTAGCAGCCAACGTGGGACGTCAATGGAGCATGTCCTGCGGCCCtcacagctcaggctgcagaaatCAGCTGGTGCTCAGGACTCTTGGTCCATGGTTGTAGACGGTAAGGTCGACTCCAGGGCTTCATCTCATACCACCAGCGCACCCGCCTCCCCCCAGAGCACCATCCCGAAAGGTGTCGGCTCCCTCCAGGGTTACAAGAAGACTCAGTCCACTTCATTGTCATTGAAGAGCAAAGAGAGTGAGGACGGTGCCTCTCCTACTGTAAAGATTTCAACGACCTCACTGTCAACAACACTGTCAAAGCCTGCTTCCACCGCTGACAAAAAAGACAGCGCAGAGGCAGATGTTCAG GTGACACCCGATCTCCTGAAAGGTCAGCAAGAGCTTTCACAACAAACACACGAAGAGACGGCCAAACAAATTCTGTTCAATTACCTTAAGGATGG AAGCAATGATAATGATGAAACGACAAAGAGAAAGGTCAACCTCGTCTTTGAGAAGATACAGACGTTGAAGTCTCGAGCCACAGCGAGCGCACAGGCTGACAACAAA TCCCTAGACGTTGTTGCACAGACCAAAGCCCTGCAGGAGCAAAACGCTGAACTGGAGAAAGAAATGGTCGAACTGAAGAGACAACTTGCTGAACAAACCTCG AAGAATCAGGGTGACAAGAGGACAACAGCAAGTttgaaggagctgcagcaggagctggagCGATGTGCAGAGGAGATCAACAATCTGAAGGAAAAACTGGCCAAAACGGAGGCTGAGCTTCAGGCCGCAGTAGAAGA GTTGTTTCAGGTGAAGATGGAGAGGGAACAGTCTCAGACGGAGATCAGAGACCTGCAGGACCAGCTGTCAGAGATGCATGATGAGCTTGACTCAGCCAAGAAGTCAGCTGCTGATGAAGAGAAAGACATGATTATGACG GACATGATGCAGCTGAAGGTGGAGATGCAGGAAGTTCTCCTGGccaaagaggagcaggaggaagtgCTGAGGAGGCGAGAGAGGGAGCTGACAGCTCTTAAAGGAGCTCTGAAGGAGGAAGTGGCCGCTCATGATCAGGAGGTGGACAAGATGAGGGAGCAGTATGAGAAGGAAATAAGCAAGCTGCAGATGTCTTTggaggaggccaagaag AGCAGCGCAGCGGTGGTCCGTGAGAAGACAGAATTGGAGGCAGCCAAGGGTGCAGTGGAAGGCCAAGCAGGACGGCTCACCCAAGAGGCCGATCGGTTGCGCAGGCGGGCACAGGAACTGGAAAATGAGGTGGCCAAGCTCAACCGCATCATCGATGAGGCCAAGCTACAGGAGAGCAGGCTGGGGGACAGAGTTGGCAGACTGGAG agagaaaaaaagcaacTGGAAGAGTCTTTGGCAGAAATTAAGGAGCAAGAAGAGGAGATGTCACGTGCCAACCGTGCGTTAACCATCCGGCTCGAGGATGTGCAG AGAAACTTGACCAAACTGAGCAGTGAACATAAGGAATTGGAAGAGAGGTTACAAGAAGAGAGGGCTCAGAAAGAGCAGTTCAAAAACATGAAGAATGACATAGAGGATGAGAGGAGGCTGCTGGACCGTACAGTGGAGAAGCTTCAGAGGGAG ATGAATGATATTGTGCAGGCCTCCCAGTCGTCCACCCAGGAGCTACAGGAGCAGATTGATATTTATAAGGAAAAGAACCGCCGGGAGCTGGCGGAGCTGCAGAGGCTTCTGAAGGAGCGAGGACAAGAGGTGGACAAATACCTGCTGACTACCAAAACCCTGCAGGAAGAG CTGTCGCGCCGGGAGGAGGACCTGCGGCAGTGTCAGAGGGAACAAGACGAAGCTGTGCTCAAGGAGAAGAAGCTAGAGAAGGAGGTTCAGGATCTGAAGACAGAGGCTGAGACAAACGCCAACACTAAAGAAGACAAATCCCGACAAATGAAACTCATGCAG GACAGGATTGCTCAACTGGAGCTGGACCTGGAAGAGGAGCGTCAGAATGGAGAGCAGTTGATGGACAGGATAGACCGAGGACGAGAGCAG GTGGAGCAGATGAGGAATGAACTCCTGCAGGAGAGAGCTAGCAGACAGGACCTGGAGTGTGACAAGATGGCTCTGGAGAGACAG AATAAAGACCTGAAAAGCAGAGTGTCTCATCTAGAGGGCTCCCAGAAGTCCAACAAAGAGGGTATGGTAGCCCAGCTGGAGGAGCGCATacaggagctggaggagaggcTGGAGGGGGAGGAAAG gGAGCGTGCCAACCTGCAGCTGGTGAACCGCCGCCTAGAAAGAAAGGTAAAAGAGATGATGATGCAAGTTGAAGAAGAACACCACTCAATGCAAGATCAAAAGGACCAA CTGAATCTGCGTCTAAAGGCCCTGAAGAGGCAGATGGATGAGGCTGAGGAGGAGATCGACCGGCTGGAACACTgcaagaagaagctgcagagagACCTGGATGAGCAACAGGAGGCCAACGAGCAGCTCCAGAGCCAGCTCAAAGCTCTGCGAAGTGAGATCAG ACGTAAGAGCACCTCTGCTCCGCTGCTCAACAACCtggatgacgatgatgatgacatCAGCACAGATGGGGAGACATACTTTAGCTCATCATCGGGGTACAAGCGCTCCTCAAGTCAGGACAACATCTTATCCACCTTCACTTTGTAA